aaatttaaaagattttgaTCGGGGTAAATAGTTGTGTACATTTAATCCAGAAgataacaataaataataataccCATACCACACTATCAACAAATAACTGCAGAGCAAAAATTGTAGCCTTCAGATGAAATGTAGGATGAAGAACATGAATTGCCTGCAAAGAGTATTAGCTATTAAGGGGATATCAAACTAAGAAGGCAAACAGATATTTCCAAATTAGACAAAGCAAGTGATGTCGCATACATGCAGGTTCCGCTGGTGTTTCCGACCAAGTATCTGTTGTAATCTTCTCATCCATCCCAAGTCAGGTTGACTGTTGATTACAGAAACAAACAAGCACATATAAAGTGAAAGCCAGTAAATTTCAGGAAACGAATTTCACGTAGTAATAATAATACACCTGGCCAGATTCACAAACAATGCTTTCATTTTTAGTTCAATAGAAaagggaggaggaggaggagaagggaaGGTACCCAACTATCAAATTACTAGCCGGGTAGTAATATTACTTCCATACTACCAAAAATAGAAGTTGCTTATGAAATAATAATGATTACAGTCAGCAACATTTTTGTTCAAAATGCATATATAGACATTTGATTGACAAAGAATTCACATACCACTGCTCGCAACTAGAAACTTGATTGGCAAATCCCACAAGATggcaaaattaaagaaattgagGACTTTGAACAATAAGAAGGcttgaaaaattttataaacgCATTCTTATTACAGTCAACTTAATGAAATCAATTAACTCCCTCTTCCCTGTTTCTTGTTATTAAACAAGGAAGATTTTATCCATGGGGCCAGAAATTTCACATTCATGTACTGGTTTCATCATGCAAAAATTGCAAAGAACTAGTGAGATGTAAATTATCCACCAcacatataaaattttagacaCAATTTGTCAACTCTTTCCAAGTGAATTTTACAACAACACTTACAGCTGCAAAGATGCTGCAGAGTGGAAATATACAATTGTGTAAGGCTTCTGTATTATGGGCTCAAATTCCTAATATTTAGCAAAGGAGACATAATATTAGTACATACTAGTAACCAATTGTTGATAATTAAAAGAGAGGAAAATGCAGTAAGCAGTAATCTAACTACCTTCACCACATAAAGCACAAATCTCTCCAGATCAAGACATCGCAGCAAAAAATGTGCTCCCACAACAACCATTACAGGACGGCCCTCACTGTCTACCCCACCACGATAACTGAAATAGAAAAGAAAGGCCTAACAGAGCTATACAACATGAAATATACAACTCTTGTAATACAAAGAAATGAGACTTCTACAGGAGGTTAGAAACCTAAAAATAATAGTTGAGCATGTCAAAACTGTACTGGAGAGTTTAAAAAACGTGGGTCAAGAATACAATTCAATGCCAATAATTAATGTATACCAGTTGCCCCAAACAAATATTAAAGGCAAAATAGTTGAGCATGCCAAAATTGTAATAAAGAGTTcaaaaaaattgtaataaagAGTTCAAAAAACAAGGTCAATAATACAATTCACTGCCACCAGTTGCCTCCAAGGAAAATCAACTTATAAATTAAGGGGGCAAAAAAGCGGAATTCTCcataatagataaaaataatttgagaTCTTAAGCAAGCCCACAAGAAAGGAAGAGGTGCATATGCTTACACAATTTTCATCTCTGCAATTTCAGAAAGATTTAGAGAATTTGCTTTAGCAAGGTATCTAGAGTGAAGAGAATATTCTTCAGCAATAGAAAGAGGAGGACCACCAAGATCACCAAATCCAAGCATTTTAGCACAATTCCATCCACTCTGGGCTTGAGCAGTTTTTTCCCATTGCTCCTTGCGCCTCTGATCTGGATCCTTAATTAATGACATGAAAGCTGGATCCAAATATGAGTCCAAGTACGAAGAATTTCTGCAAGGATAACACTCACCCACTTAGGTCTTCAGACGAATATAGTGGTGCCATGATTCATAAATTGAATATATGtacaattgaaaaataaaaaataaaaaatgtaaattgACTTGCATATTGATAGATGTTATTCACAAACACAACTTCAACTAGTTTGAGATTAAGGCTTAGTTGtagttgttgttgtttttgtaAGCACAAGCATGACATCTATAAGATTATGCCACAGGCACTGCACAGGTAGCATTATTCAACATGTCATTCTTATGAAACAAAATTCCCCCAGCCAACCCCTCTCTGTAAGCAAAGATAAGATTTTTACAAGGCATGGAAGCATAGCAAATCCTCAGGCAAGAGGAAATTTATTTACAATACAAAAAATGTAGTCAAAATATCATGAATATCCAGAAATTGGTGCTCACTACACCAAAAAGAGAGGAGtaaggggaagaagaagaagaaaaagaagaagagagagagagagagagagagagaggactaaggggaaaaaaaagagGACTATCTCCCTCAAAATATCCTTTCATTCCATTAGCTCAATAAAATCCAAAAAACGGAGGGAATAGACCTGAAATTTCTCTTCTTATTCATATGCATATGATGCATCCCTCAAATCTACCATTCATTTTTTATGACTCCTAAGCTAttatcttttctagttgaacaCCCAAACTGGGAAATACATTTTGCTCTGCTTTTGGCTTTAAAATGACATGTACTACAAAAATTCTAGTCACAGAGCACCACGGTTATAAATAGTGTTACAGTCACTATAAGTTTTTAAAGGCTCCATTAGCTGTGACCCCATTGTTTACAGGTATTCTTCAGTTGTATGGGTCAATATTAACAGCTGTTATTTACTGTACTTAACGGTAACAGCTGTTACCGTCAATAATGCTGCTACAAATCACATGCAGAAAGTGTTTTTCTTCATTTCTTTTCATTCTTTGCATGTTCCACTCTTTGACACCTACTGTTTCTATCACTTTCTCTCAAAAAGTCTCAAATTTCTCCTTTCTACAAATCTCTCAATTTAAGCTTAGATCATAGGTCTATTTACCACAGTTAGTTCTTGACAAAAGGTGTCTTATTTTCTGTTTCTAGCTTATTCTTTTCACTATTTGATGTATTTTAGTTGAATATCTTATGCTTATTATGTGGTATTTATGCATATTATATAGTCGTATTGTAGTTGCTCTGCAAATCTTTACAAAAAAATTGTATAATGCCTAGAAAGTTAACTTTACATTATCACAATTACAGGCCTATAGCCGCAATTTAAGACTATGCACAGCACCCAACCATCAAGAAGTAAAAGAGCACCAAGTATCACAAGGAAAGCCAAGGGCAGcaacatggttttaaataacggcCATTACATATCGTAATGGCCGTTATTTACAGGTTTAGAAGGAGCCTGTGGCTGTTACGGCCTTGAAATAAAGTGATAAAATTTTGTTGCTGTAACGGCCGTTACGACCGTTATGTAATAGAAACAGCCGTTACAGGCCGTGAAATAACGGCCGTTACTTTTCTTTTCACAGCAGGAATCTTCATATCAGCTTTTTTTTCCTTCACCAACAGCCTTAGTCACACGAATATGAATTATTGGAGGGTTCTTCAACAGCAGCCTTCATTCATATTCATATTCCAAAGcaaaaaacttaaaaaacaTTCATATTTCTGTCAAGTTCTTTCACAGCAGCCTATATTTACTGATATTGATCAACTTCTTCTCAACTCTCTCAAATTTCTCAAACTTCACTATCTTTTAAGTGTTTATTTGTTATATTCATacttattatttgatatatttatatttattgttaaGTTATATAACTTAATAACAAGtagaaatatatcaaataaatacaaaattaagtTGTAATTATGCTTATTGTTAAGTTGTATAACTTAATAACAAGtagaaatatatcaaataaacacAAAACTGTTatataatttacttttaatcAAATATCTTCTAGTTTcatgaactttgcaaatttttcaaaaaaatttgtgCCACGACAGACCGTTACCCTTATGTTATGATTTTTACATGCCTATTTCCATTGCCTGCGACCGTGAACGCAGTGCGATTTGAAACCACAGCAAGATTCAGTTAAACCTCATTTTAGGCAGTGTAAGATCAAATTTCAGGTTGTTTCTTGTAATCAGTTTCTCAGAACACCAAAACTATAAGATCAGAATCACATATATCACCTATGCAGTCAAGACAATAGAATGAAGATATTCATTCATTCAAAAGAGAGATAAAATGAAATATAGAAGGTAACAAGAAATAAAATGAAGCAAACTTAATTCCAAAGGGTAACAAATACGACAAAAGTAGTACTCAACAGAGTTGTAGATGTATTGCATATTTTGCATCATCATTATGTCAACTAACCTTTGTACCAAGCCAACGTCACTGACAGGAAGGTCTACTTCGTCTTGGGGAGGTTTGGGAGCAGTTTTCTTGGGCAAAGGCTTTATTCTGATTTTACGTTCATCTATTATTGTCTCACCATTTTCATCCCCAACATCAGCAGGAAGCTTTGAAATTGCCACCTCCTCTTCATGTTTGTCTCGAGGAAAGTATAGCGGTAGCAATCTGCATTGTAAATTATTAGATGGGAAAATGACTAAAACTGTAGATGATGTATTAAAACTGTAGGTAATTTCAAAGGCAACAAATCTCACATGCCACATTAAGGcatcatattaatttatttaaagagTGACCCATTTTGCATCTGAAAGGCAATAGAAAGGAACACCACTATAGAAATACCTCTTATATATTTCAGTATCAGTTGTTGTGGTTGTACAAAAAACAACagcttttattttatctttctgCTTCTCAAGAAAACGGCGTACTGTCCCTGAACAAAATAAAGTGACAGATCAAGCTGACAGCTGAGTATGACTTAATGCATACAGGCTTCAACACACCCATTATGATAAATACACGCATTTGCAAGATGAAATCAGCAGATACATTAGTTGCATATTATTGCTAATTTCATCCAGAAAAACGTTAGTTTCTCTTGTAATTAAAAATGGATGGGCAATTAACTTCTGAATATGGAAACTATTCCCTTGGCATATTGCAGAATACATAACATGTAAAAAATCATAGTTACCAAAATCAAGGATAAAAAATCCTcattttgtaaataaaaatttgGTATAATtctcaaaataaacaaaaagcaAAACTTATCCATGTAAAACAAATAAATGTATCAAACTTGACAAATATGAGTGATCCGTGGCCAAATGGAAAGGTATTTGCCTTTAAAGCAAGAAATGTGTGTTCATCATAACCAACTCTAAAATATGAAGTGCAAAGATAAATTAAGAAGCATTGAAAGGTGCATCTTATATTATTTTGGTAACCATATGCATATCATGTAACCATATGcaaaaaagattaaaaaccTGTATTCTATATTTGAACTCCAAGTTTCATTAAGCCTTCATTttcaatacactgagaagtctttttaaaaaaaaatgaaataaatacaGCTCAGGTCACTTAAGAGGAGACCTTTTTATTTTCATAGTAGAACTTGAAAAGAACAAGCTAACAGTTTTCAACCCATTGGCTCTTATGAGCATTTGGGTTTGCTTGACAAGGGAAGAACTAACAGAATTAATTGATTCATCAGATTAAAAACCAATTCACTTAATTCTTGTTTTTTTGTGGTTCAACCTGTAGGTTTTAGATCTAGGATGATGAATCAACTTGAATCATACAATTCGAATAAAAAGTAAagtaattttgaaattaatcaaGAAAGCTAAACAAAGAACTGTAACATGGGGGTGGGAGTTGAGAAAAAATCTCACTTATAGCCACATGTGCAGCTGGTTCACGAGGATAATTTTTAGCCTCTGTATATATACATCCCATTCCGATGCTGCAAGATTTATATTCAAGAGGAAATTAACTCCATATTCTACAAAAATAAAGGGCAAGCGCAACAAAAAGACAAAATATGTGAAAGAAATAGTGTAGCATCTGCTATCAAACCACCTCTGAAGACCATTTTCAATGAGAAGCTCGAGGCAAGACCTATAGCAGTGACTCAGAGCATTCTCTGCAGCAGTATGATATTTCACTGCATATTTAGGTCCAACTGTGTGTATAACTCTCCTGAAAAGATGTTGGAGAAAAAATTAGCCCCTATtcggaaagaaagaaaatactaGCCTCGCCTCTattacaaaagaaagaaaatcagTGTCATGTAATGAATACTTCTAAACAAATTATACTAAATAGCACACATCCAAGGTATACACAATTTAAGCTATGATAGAATGCCAAATCATTAACTGCAGATGGATAATGTAACCTGAGATCATCATCTTTGACACAAGATAAATCAATTACCCAAAAGAATATACCCATATCAACAGAATATGCTCCCATGCATAGTACCTCAATATATAACCCCACCAATACGGAAAAAAAAAGAGGGCGTGAGTGGTTTCCTCTCTCATTATATTTGTATTTTGTATTAGTCATTAAATAGCTTATTCATCTCTCTTTAACTTGAGGAGTGTCCTCACTAGGGACTCCGGTTGCACCTCTGACCTGTTTCTCTCACTTTGTGGCAGGTCCTAGGCTGAGACAATATCAAGGGACCCATATATCTAAAGCTGAAAGACTTTGTCTTCATCAATCTTAATAAGCAATTAAGAAAATCAGATGTTCTTTCATATGCTTGGACAGTAACGGCCTTCTGATATAGCTCTTGATTATCCAATTCAGTGAATAATGCACATTGGTTAATAAAAAACAATTCCACCACCCTAGTAGAGCTAAAATACTACATAACAAAGAAAGAGTATGCTAAATTGTTCTAAAATACAAGTACTAGCATACAAAATGAGACATACATAATCAATGTCTATGAGATATcaaggagatgggagaagttacAGGGTATAAATTACTGGTCATAATTAATGCTTCGTAGAGAACATCTATATATGCACCTACATACGCACCTAGCAGGCAGGTCATATGCATTAGTAACTTTTGCCATCCCTGTTCGACATCCACCCTGTCAGAAAACAAT
The sequence above is a segment of the Manihot esculenta cultivar AM560-2 chromosome 5, M.esculenta_v8, whole genome shotgun sequence genome. Coding sequences within it:
- the LOC110615876 gene encoding protein GDAP2 homolog: MYWSGATATTVRGGSPTDSGDSVVTLDQVPRWSDAESRLSLGYDNDDPSFSNSYFPDPLTSPTDGEGSGNGMVSRFPVDPEINSKIYLWRGNPWNLEVDAVVNSTNENMDEAHSSPGLHAAAGPGLAEECATLGGCRTGMAKVTNAYDLPARRVIHTVGPKYAVKYHTAAENALSHCYRSCLELLIENGLQSIGMGCIYTEAKNYPREPAAHVAIRTVRRFLEKQKDKIKAVVFCTTTTTDTEIYKRLLPLYFPRDKHEEEVAISKLPADVGDENGETIIDERKIRIKPLPKKTAPKPPQDEVDLPVSDVGLVQRNSSYLDSYLDPAFMSLIKDPDQRRKEQWEKTAQAQSGWNCAKMLGFGDLGGPPLSIAEEYSLHSRYLAKANSLNLSEIAEMKIVYRGGVDSEGRPVMVVVGAHFLLRCLDLERFVLYVVKEFEPIIQKPYTIVYFHSAASLQLQPDLGWMRRLQQILGRKHQRNLHAIHVLHPTFHLKATIFALQLFVDSVTWKKVVYADRLVQLFRHVPREQLTIPDFVFQHDLEVNGGKGLIVDPRTKYVYHRP